A genomic region of Methanobacterium sp. SMA-27 contains the following coding sequences:
- a CDS encoding DNA-3-methyladenine glycosylase I, with the protein MKIRCPWVNDDPLMMEYHDNEWGVPIHNDNLLFEFLVLECAQAGLSWSTILKKREDYRLAFDNFNPEKVAEYSSKKINELENNTCIVRNRLKIRSAVINARLILDIQKEFGSFDKYMWNFVGGKTIQNHWKTMRDIPSSTLESEQMGLDMKKKGFKFVGPTICYAFMQAVGMVNDHVVDCFRHSELNQS; encoded by the coding sequence ATGAAAATACGATGCCCTTGGGTAAATGATGATCCATTGATGATGGAATATCATGACAATGAATGGGGAGTTCCCATTCATAATGACAATCTTCTCTTCGAATTCTTGGTATTAGAATGTGCACAGGCAGGTTTAAGTTGGAGTACTATACTTAAAAAAAGGGAAGATTATAGATTGGCTTTTGATAATTTCAATCCAGAAAAGGTGGCGGAATATAGCAGCAAAAAAATTAATGAACTGGAAAATAATACATGCATAGTTCGTAATCGTCTCAAGATCCGTTCTGCAGTGATTAATGCAAGATTAATTCTTGACATTCAAAAAGAGTTTGGAAGTTTCGATAAATATATGTGGAACTTTGTTGGAGGGAAAACAATTCAAAATCATTGGAAAACAATGAGAGATATACCTTCATCAACATTAGAATCGGAACAAATGGGTTTAGATATGAAAAAAAAGGGTTTCAAATTTGTTGGCCCCACAATCTGTTATGCATTTATGCAAGCTGTAGGAATGGTAAACGATCATGTTGTGGATTGTTTCAGGCATTCTGAGTTGAACCAAAGTTAA
- a CDS encoding DNA-3-methyladenine glycosylase yields MKLKRSFYIQDTIVVAKGLLGCFLVHRTLEGITKGKIVEIEAYMGPNDKGAHSYGGRHAPRMDPLYNTGGYAYIFQLHGHNYCFNVVTQKTGIPQAVLIRGLEPIQGLDLMAKRRNIDISTGLRSKFKNLTNGPSKLCQAMDIDTSLNGIDLCGDELFITSGKTFNDDEILSAPRVNIDYAEEYKDKQWRFFLKKNEFVSKYPKI; encoded by the coding sequence ATGAAACTTAAAAGATCATTTTACATACAGGATACAATAGTTGTAGCTAAAGGACTATTAGGCTGTTTTTTAGTCCATAGAACTCTTGAAGGAATAACAAAGGGCAAAATTGTAGAAATAGAAGCTTATATGGGTCCAAATGATAAGGGAGCCCATTCTTATGGAGGTAGGCATGCCCCCCGTATGGATCCTCTTTACAATACTGGAGGATATGCATATATTTTCCAACTACATGGGCATAATTACTGTTTTAATGTTGTAACTCAAAAAACAGGAATTCCACAAGCTGTACTTATACGAGGTTTGGAACCTATTCAAGGTTTGGATTTAATGGCAAAACGTAGGAATATTGATATATCAACAGGTTTGAGAAGTAAATTTAAGAATTTGACTAATGGACCTTCAAAATTATGTCAGGCAATGGATATTGATACTTCACTTAACGGAATAGATTTATGTGGAGATGAACTCTTTATTACATCAGGAAAGACTTTCAATGATGATGAAATCTTGAGTGCTCCAAGGGTAAATATTGATTATGCAGAAGAATATAAGGATAAACAATGGCGATTTTTTTTAAAAAAAAATGAATTTGTAAGTAAATACCCTAAAATATGA